One window of the Rhipicephalus sanguineus isolate Rsan-2018 chromosome 2, BIME_Rsan_1.4, whole genome shotgun sequence genome contains the following:
- the LOC119382876 gene encoding uncharacterized protein LOC119382876, whose translation MFLARCLALRLHTFTAYALGTVNIRAVQSTFVSRAHTSHFTRVAVSSHVLVRRYCQDSAKPEKQKVEFVLLINTDDKVLGTKTKDEAILFAKKHDYHLVKLEDDKHAEAKKRKIYKVMTSQQMVEYEEKLAKAAAGTSAPGTAKQRTVKHVIATSKITENDLNTKLKSIAKWLEKKCEIRVGITGSPDSTKQLEAIYGKFETFLAGEARFLQKRISNGVLKFVIMPPSEKKSSQKPDSSEKEVQEE comes from the exons ATGTTTTTGGCACGATGTTTAGCTCTGCGACTGCACACTTTTACCGCTTACGCCTTGGGGACAGTAAACATACGCGCTGTGCAGTCAACATTTGTATCTAGGGCACATACGTCGCATTTTACGAGAGTCGCAGTTAGTAGCCATGTGCTCGTGCGCCGATACTGCCAAGATTCCGCAAAGCCAGAAAAACAGAAAGTTGAATTTGTCTTGCTGATAAACACCGATGACAAGGTTCTTGGGACCAAAACAAAGGACGAAGCAATCTTGTTTGCCAAGAAACACGATTATCA CTTGGTCAAACTCGAAGATGACAAACATGCTGAGGCCAAGAAGAGGAAAATATACAAGGTCATGACGTCACAACAGATGGTTGAATATGAAGAAAAGCTAGCAAAGGCTGCTGCAGGAACCAGCGCCCCAGGCACAGCAAAGCAGCGCACTGTGAAGCATGTGATTGCAACCAGCAAGATCACCGAAAACGACCTGAACACCAAGCTCAAGAGcatagcaaagtggctggagaagAAATGTGAAATCCGTGTTGGAATAACTGGGAGTCCGGATTCGACAAAACAGTTG GAGGCCATCTATGGAAAGTTTGAGACCTTCCTGGCGGGCGAAGCAAGGTTTCTGCAGAAGAGGATTAGCAATGGAGTTCTCAAATTTGTAATCATGCCTCCTTCAGAAAAGAAGAGCTCTCAAAAGCCAGATTCATCTGAAAAAGAAGTCCAAGAAGAGTGA